The Phocoena sinus isolate mPhoSin1 chromosome 8, mPhoSin1.pri, whole genome shotgun sequence nucleotide sequence AGCCATAGAGGAAGACAGACACCCAGAGCAGGAGTAGGATGGTACAGAAGAGCACCCCAAACTGCAATAGCAGCTTGCGGGCACGGCCTGCCAGGACGTTGCCCATCTCCTGGGCCCACAGTAAGGCAGGTACTGGTGGGTCATTGACCATGATGGGGAGTGCAGGGGGTCTGGCCCCGGGTTCAGGCCTTGAGTTCCTAGGTGCTCTGCCACCTGGACGCCACCCCTGGCCATGGGATGACGCAGCTGGTGGTTCCTggaaaaagacagagaaggggagggaatgGCTCTTTTCACGGGGGAGGTGGGGACAAAAAGGACAAGCTTACCGGACTGGCTTTGAGGAACCAGAGATAGCAAGACATAGCAAAGTCTTTGTTTCATATGGCCTTTCTCCAATTGATTGCGTTTCTCAGCCAAttatcccttcctttcctccactgTGCTCTCTCCACCACCTGTGCTAGAGTTCCTCAGCTGAACCCATCCTCGAGTCACCTGATTCTGGGACAACCACCTTGACAGGCATTCATAGTAATACGTAACATACAGAGGATAAGCACCTTAGAATTCTTCCAAGGCGGTTTTACACACACGATGACACGATTCCACACTGCGAGGTGGCTGCACGGAGAGCACGCGCGATTGCCTAAGGTCGCACAGCCCGACTCAAAGCCAGCAACCTCAGCGCAGCCACAATTCCCTACTGagcttctcctctcctcctggagCTGCAGTCGCTCTCAGACAGGGCCGCGCCCCACTCCAGGCAGGGCGTCCTACAGCCAACGGCCGCTCCCCGCCAGCTCCCTCTGGCTCGGCGGTGGGCGCGGCGCCCGGAGCCCCCACCCAACCGCAGCAACACAGAAACCTGCCAGCGGGCCGCCACAGGGATGCAGACTCACCAGCCGCGCACTGCCCGGGCAACCGCGAGAAGGCACTTCCGCCTCccggggaagtccctcccccTTTCGCCGGCCCCCTTTGTAGCACTGGGGGCGGGGCTCGTCTGGGGCGGGGCCCGGCACAGGGGGCGGGGCCTTCCGGGCCGCCAAGTTCCTACCTCCTCGCGCCGGCACTGTCCGTTCCTGCGGTCCGTTACCCTccggataccaaaaccaaaggGGACAGGCGCCTCCCTCCAGGCCCCAAGATATGCTCCAGATATGAGTCAGCAGGATCCCTCAGCCCGCCCCTCGAGGCCGCAATCACGGCCCTCCGCCCACACCTTCACTATCCGCCATTTAACCCCCGAAGAGGGGGAGAGGCGGGCATCCAGCTGGCGCTGATTTTCATTGCCCACAGCTCCTTGGATCTGTGGGTTTCCAAGGCAGAGAGCATTCGCCCCGAGAACGTTGCAATCTGCGGGTACCTGTGCATCTTGCGCGTTGCGCCAGCGGGCTGGCTGTCCCCTATTCACAAGAGCGGTAGCATTTCAGGCCCGTGTTTTGTCTCCAGCTTTTACGATGCGTGATCGACCTCCTCCGACCCTAACTAGACGTTCCCTCAGAGTCCCCACAGCGCATTATCTAGACTAGGTTTTGGCGGGTGGcactttctattttgtatatgtcTATTCACCCCAAATAAGATCCCTCAGAAGGATCAGTGTTGTGTACATCTTTGCGTACATCTCACAGCACCAAGCACAACACTGCAGACGTGGGAGGCAATCTCAagccaatacacacacacacccaggaagCCCATCTATTTCCAGAAACACCCACCGACTCTCCCCTCTACCTCGTCTTTGTCCGATTCTTTGATCTGATCTCTGCATGCCTCTCTTTCCCCAGCTGCTCCTTCTTCTCTTTGGTCTGCCATTTCTTTAGACATCTTCCTGATGGACCTCGCTGCCCCTGGACCTTCTGCTCGAGTACTTGTAGCTAGAACGTTAAAGTGGTGATCTAGAAGCTGATACCTGTAGCTCATCACATTTTCCAGGATATGGGGAATGGAGGGTCCCTGGGAGAGAAGTGAAGATTCAGGTGTTAAATGCTGTGTCAGAgtagagggaggagggatggagggggcgACTGCCCAGCTGATGTCAGATTTTCAAATGAGCAGGGTCTCACGCAGTCAGTACTGACTCCACTGCAGGGGCTGTCACAGGTCCAGACCACCCCATTTGAGGGGGGAATCTACCTGGGACTCAGCTACTTCCAGCTCCTTTGGGGAGGTCTCTAGCCCAGACTCTGAATGCCTgcaatgggggaggggcaggtagTGAGACAGTAACAGTGGGGGCGTGCACAGGGGCTGCAGGCAGCAGCCAGGCTCCCCCACTGGCCAGACAGTTGGTATGTGCCAGGATCTGAGCAGCTCCTTCTAGCATCCTTCATCTTTCAGGTAACAGCCAGTGCTGGAGCTGCAAAAACTGGGACCAGCCTTCCACTGGCCTCTGACTTGACCCTCCCCAGTGGCCTTGTGCTGCTGCGTCAGATACTCTCAGCTGCAACTCCCTGCAAGGTGGGGCACCCATCTCAGGCAGAAGGTTTTGGTGCACCCCACGATCCTTCTCCCCAGGACTGTCGCTGCCCGTGGCCTCAGGTGAGTAGCAAGCatcctgcttttctccctttGGGGCTCAAGGGGGCAGGTGGGGGTTCATTAGGGCGGGCctctttctagttgtggtttTCAGAGCTGGGAACACACATAACTGGAGGGCTCGGAAGCCTTAAATCATTTATATGTTTAATGATCTGTGGCCCAGGCCATGTAGGAGTTTGGGGAGCATCTCATCCcacttctccatttctttagctGAGGAAGACAGGAATGGGAAAGACCACGGAGGTTGGGGATAAGAGGGGAGTAAAATATTCGGGCATATGACCCGCCCTTGTAAAGGTTGATGAGGAGTAAGCACAGAGGGGGGCCTTCAGCTGAGATTGTGCAGGGCCCCCTATCATGCTCTGAGCTCTCTTCTCCAGGATGAAAGGGGAGACCCCTGTGAACAGCACTATGAGTATTGGGCAAGCCCGCAAGATGGTGGAACAGCTTAAGATTGAAGCCAGCTTGTGCCGGATAAAGGTGGGTGGGGCCCTGGATCCCAGTAGTTGGCAGCCTGTACCGTAGGTTCCCAAACCTCAGGATAAGAGATGCTTTCTTTCATTGACTCCGTGAGATCACAGGAGTCGTCTTGGGATCTGTAAGGAGAGCTGGCCCCAGGTCTCTGTGGGTGATGAGGGAAGAGAAGGCTGTCTTAAGGAGCCCTAGAGATGGCAAAAGATTTTCCATTTGGGGAGGGCGGCTGCAGTCCATTTCAGGGTTTCTGGCTAACAGTTCCCCTCCTGGCTGTGCCCCAGGTGTCCAAGGCAGCAGCAGACCTGATGACTTATTGTGATGCCCACGCCTGTGAGGATCCCCTCATCACCCCTGTGCCCACTTCGGAGAACCCTTTCCGGGAGAAGAAATTCTTCTGTGCCCTCCTCTGAGCTGCCCTGTCCCTCCTGACAACTCTTCACCTTTCTCTCTCCCGGGCCCTTCCTCATTTATGTCAGGAACTGTGGTGAGCCCACTACGGTCCCTGCATCCCATCCGTAGCCCTTTCCCAACCCTGTGAGGTTAGCTGAAGCACAAGGTCCTCCCTCACCTATCTGCCGACCCCATTTCCTCGCCCACTGAGGCGGACCCAAAGCACCCCGTGACTTGGGGTACCCTTAGCTCCACCCACAGAAGGGCTGTCAGACTCTGCGTCAGCGTCCTGCCCGCTTCCCTCTGTGACCCGCTCAGACAATGGAGAGAGGGATGGGCTGGGTGCTTGCTCTCAGTCTCACCTGGAACTATTGGAAGTGTAAAGCCATTTGAAGAATAAAGTCATCCAGAGTCTCAGAGGACAGTTCCTGTGTTACCGTTCTTGGGGGATAGGATCATCAGTCAATAGATTTGGGTGTGGGTGCGGCAGGTGGAAAAGCTTGCCATAACCAGGGAACAGGGCCAGTCAAAGCGGGTTAGACATTGTCTAGGATCGGAGATCCACCGGGTTAGGGTGGATGGCGGGCATGAGAGAACGTCTCAAGTGGAAGAATTAAGTTACAGACAGACACTCAGAGGCTACGGagagcatacacacacacacacacacacacacacacacacacacacacacacgagtgcaatgaagacaagtgaaaatgaaaacagacctAACGGGGTGGACTTAGGGAGGGCTTCCGAAGGGCAGTCGCACACAGGAGGTACCCAGTGAGAGGGGAGGAGCTTGGTTCCAGTTCCTGGGAAGGGGCCGTTTTACTTCTAAGATGGCGACGCCCACAGCAGGTCTCCGTTCAAGATGGCCGCCGCCAAGGGGATCCGCACCAATATGGCCGCCGCATGTCACAGCGTTTCACCGTACAGGGCTTCTCGGCTGGGCCCATACTTAAAATGGCGGCCCCAGGCATCCAGAGTTCTCAATATGGTCCCTTCCGTGCTCATCTGTCTCAAAATGGCTGCTCCTACCCTCGTCAACTCGATACCCACCCCGGAGACCGGAAGCCGACGTCCACCCGATCCAGGTGAAGGCGCCCTGACGACTATAGCCAAGGATCATGGGACAAGGGGGTCCCAGCAAGCACGCCAGCAGTAGGCGCCGGTCGCGTGGAACTTATGAGAGAATCTAGGTCTCTGTTATCTTGCCTAGTAGAGACTCCCTTGGAGCGGAAACAGAAGTGTGAGGACAATGCCCGGCACCGTTCGGCTTGGGGCGCTGTTCCTTGGTCGCTTCCTGTTCTCCCTAGGAGTTGGATAAGCCCTTAGTTGTTCAGTTTGGGCTTCCTGTTAGAACTGGGGCTTGCTATTCTCCCGCTTCCCATTCAGGCCCCTTCTGTCACATCCGCCAGGAGCAGTGTCCCCGCCCCTGGTGCGCCTACCACCCCTAGTAGTGGTCCACCAAGCTGCCCGGCCAGAGGTTTGTCTCACGAGCGCCTCCCGGACTCAAACTTGGCGGAGGTTTATGAAGCGCCAGCATACCTTTCCAGAAGCCGTTACCTTCCAAGGGAAAGAAAGACACATACGGAGGTGGGACCAGGGCCAAGGCAGAGAAAGTAAGTCTCAGGATGTCTGCTCCTCAAGGGTTGTCAAGATTCCCCACCCCCTACCCAGTGACACATGCTTCCTGGGGCAAGCCTGGGTCGTGCTTTGTCCTGGGATACACTTGTGGGTAGGGTCGGCTGCTAGAGGCTGCCTTGCAGAAGGGGGTGACCTATATTAGAGACAGCACATCGCCCCCCAGCTTCCCCACACCTTCACACAGGAAGACAGCAGGGGAGGGGgacaaagaggaaaccaaaggaATAAAGGGGGTTCTACCAGGAACTGAACTTAAGTTTCCTATGGACGTCTCCACAGGCTCCAGGAGTACCCAGTGAACTTGAGGCACCTTCAGGAATAGCAGCTTCCCCGCTGTTGATGAATTCCTGAGCCCTAATAGGCCCTGGAGATATTTAATTCCCTCATCCTAGAGAGGAAGAAACCAAGGAAAGTAACCTGGCTGCCCTCCTGAAGTGGGGACCTACCCCGTTCTGTTCAGGAGCCTGCTTAGTTCTTAGTGCCCGTTGAAAACTCCTCTAAGGATCAAGTCTGTTTAATCCCTGCATCCTGTCAGTGTCTGGCCTATGACAGGCATTCAGATATCCAACGATTGTACTATACATGCTTAAATGGCAAGCAGGGCATAGAAGGCACTAAAagaatctttctcttttcctaaggTATTACAGTGATGGGCAAATTCCAGAGGGGTAAGTGAAAATGCCCACATCAGCTCAGGCTTGGTAAGAAGGcagaagtgctcaataaatgtaatcTTGATAAttaggttattaaaaaaaaaaagcaacctctgctcaatttttctacACGTTCAATTTTCATACGCATCAGATTAGGGGTGAATGGCTGCAGCCCTAGCTGGGGGCAAAGGGGGGGGTCTAGAGGTTACTAGAGACAAGGCATGAGCTATAAAtaaccattttaaattattagctGTAACACTGAGTAACTTTAAATACCCTAGAGAATGGGCAGACACTGAAATCAAGGATAGCCTTTGGGCCCAAAGCTGTAAGCCCCTGGGGTGGGAATCTCTATCATGTACAGAGGGAGGAGTTAGAGCAGTAACTATACCTGTATCACCACTACTTCAAAACACTAGATGTCATAAGCCTGTGGGAGCCCAGCCTTAATAAGTCCTTGACCATTTATCAGAAGTTACAATCAATATCAGTTCGGTGCTAGTAATGCAGTAGTGCTTTTATCAAAGTTACCTTCTCATTCTACATAGTCACTAGGAAAGAATCCCCATCAAACATCTTCTGTTGAATAAGTAGGCTTTTCCTCTTAAGTGGTAATTACGAATAAACTTAATCTGGCTCCTAAATGGAACCCTACATTTAACTTCAAGCATCCAACTGGTTTTAGTATAGGCCAAATACACAGAGGTCATGagttatcatttattttcttctactccaACGGCTCAAGCTCTTAGTAAAAAAGCAAGCACTTAAGTAAGCCAACAAACCCCGAGTGACCCCGAGTGAAGGTATGGCTGGTTCCCAGGTGAAAGCATGGCAGAATAGGAAGGGAGAAAAGCCATGAAAGAGGAAAGCCAACCTTGGTTGGAACCCAGTACAACTTGAGGAGCAGCATCAGAAATAAAGCCCCCAATGACACACTCTACCCAGTCAGTGCAGCGACAGGAGAGAGGGTGAATTCAATCCAAATGGTTATTTATTCTAAAACTGGAAGCTACCGTGCCTACATTTTTGCCATAATGTTGTAATGAGAACAGGGGAGGAAAAAGTTACAGATGTAAACAATGacacagttacattttttttaaatggtaaaaccCTTTTTTACTGGCCACTTCCAAGAATGCTTTACAGGTTGTGCAATAACATTTACAGGCTCCatgtggtgtttgtttttctcacaaGCTTTTCCATCTACAACTACAACAGACGTCTGATAAAACACTAAACAAGTCTTCTAAGGAAAACAAGGGTAGGGATCCCGCCTGTTAATCCACATTTTCCCCCTTAACATtgttttttcataataaaaaaagacagaaacaaaacccagacATCTACTGTTGTTGCGAGTGATCTCTTGGACTAAACCGACAAGGACGTGGCAGTTTCACGCTCCACCCACctagaaaaagcttttttttaaaaaaacgactTTCTAGTGTCAAAGATTAACAGCAagtacctcccctcccccccaaaaaacccaaagcGGCTTAAGCTTTGTCCCCCTGGTCCTGAGGGCCTAGCATCCCCGAACCGTGTTGTAGACTATAAAAAGATGCTATTTGCTGGAGAACTAAACGTTTGAATAGGGGTGGCAGCTTCTGCCTCAGAGTCAATTTTCTGTTATAACAATCTTGTCCTAAGGGAATCTCTTTGGGCTCCAGTTTCTACCTCCTCCTTTTTACCTCCCTGACACTATGAGCAAAACTTTCTCAAAAACTCcccttaatgaaaataaaaagttagtgGGTTACAGAAAAATTCATGCAATCACTTCACCCACTGCCACACACAAATCCATTTGATGGCACCACAGAAAAAGCAGGTGCCCACAGAAAGGACATCATTTTGAGCAAGCAAAAGTATTGCCTACCAGCCCCCCATTCCAGCCTCCGGGTCAGAGGTCCTTGTGGAGCAGAAGGGCGACTAGAGGGCCAGGACAAGGGCCTGCACACCCTCCTGGGCACGGCAGTAACcgtgggagagggggagagaggtcAAATCTCAGCACAAAATTTTCAACAGAGGACTGCCCAGGTAAGGAAATGGAAGTGAAGTACCTTCTAGTAGCACAACCCAGGGCTCCCCTCGCCAGGAAGTGCAGCAATGTGTGGTGTTCGCTGAGTAAGCTCTTGGCTGACACAATGCTGAGCAGGAAGGTGAATGAAAACCGAAGCTCAGTATTGAAAGAGCATTCCCATAATCCACCCGTATTCTTGAACCCGCAACCTGAAGCTGTCTGTCAAGAACTGGGAGGGTGCTGGTAGTTACAAAACAATAACTCTCCCGACTGAAGTCTCTTGGCTAGAGGCCTCTCTGGGACACACAGGGAAGGCACCCCAGGAGGAATCCTGTTTCAGCAAGTCGGAAAGGGGTGCTCTCTTTCATGCACACGCTGCACACGCTCGCATTCATGCTCTTCCCAAGTTCCAGCAGCCCCACGGAgctgcctcccaccccccaccctcccctcttcTATTCACTCTCTATCTGTGTATCAAAAAAGCCAGCAGGGCCCCGGCCCTCCACACTGTAGAAAATAGCTGCTATTCTCAGCGCCTGGGCCTGGTACCCACACCACAGGATTCGCCTATATACATATCCTGCTGCAGTGAAAAGAATCCtgcttcgtttctgtgtgagctGAAACCCTGAGAAACGTTCCTTCTCTTGAACTATAAGAGGACAGATTCTCTAACAGAGATGATTTCAGAGACTTCCCACCTGTCTCTCAACCTTGGAAGACAGAGAGTAGAGACTGGCAAATCACAATCTTCAGGCTGAGGGCTGCAACCCCAACTCTTCCCCCGGATTTTATGGAAATCCATTAACAGATACAGAGAGGCTGCAAGCTGTTCTGCTCTGCAATCAGGAACAGTCCCCATGCCTCCTTGGCGTGGGGATCCTATGTAACAGAACCGCCCAACTGGTAGTCTCCATGCCTCAGCCAGACAGCACAAAGGCACAGGAACGTGGACACAGGGACACTATGGCCTCCCAGCCCACCGGACCAGATATCCCAAGAGGGAAAGGTCGGTAAAGAAAATACAAACGGTTAGTTGGTGCAAGTGATTGATAAGAGCTGATCGTTTATTTTCACTGCCCCAGTCACAAGCTCTCCCTCTGTCCCCGCTCCTGCCTGTATGGAGAGTGCCCTCACACGCCTCCCCACCCTCTCTGCACTACCTCGCCATCACTCTCCCTTACTCGGCTGCCAGTCCAGCTGCCTTAGAATGTCAGAAGGGTgacattttcagttcttttcctgTCTGACTGCAGGGTATAGGACAGGCAGCCCTAAGTGCTGCTTTCTGAGCAAATGGTTTTTTGATTACAAATATCTAACTAGGtttgaaatgttttatagaataagacaatattcttttcaacaaactttaaaaaaaaatgtacagttttgttgtttgtttccacccccctcccccccccgcttgcgcaccctccccccaccgcccctccCCGGCAGCTCAGCCCCACCCCGGCAGCCCCTGTTTTCCTTGGTTGTGTTTTGGGGGGTGCTTGGCACCCCCAGAGATTCAGCTTCATGGCTGACAGGCGACAATGGCAGGGGCTTCACCGATACCCTTGGTAACCGTAGTAGTTCCTGTAGTATCGGTCTCTGTCCTGGGGATGGTGGTAGTAGTAATTCTGCCACTAGAAGAAAGGGGAAACTCCATCACTTGGAGCCACAGCTGGCTGAGGATGGAGAGGCATGACACTCATCCCTTTGGCCCTGCCCCCCTTCATCTCTCTATCCCCAGATGATACTTACATCCCGACTGTATTGTCTGTAATAGTCTCTGTATCTGTTGTACTCATAATCTCGCCCATAGAACCGATCGTAGTCTCCCCTGTATCGATCGTAGAAATTACGGTAAccctgagaaaggagaaagagaaagagtgaagATGTATGGGCTTTCAGCATCACAATCCGCTGCTATCCCCCGTCTTAAATGAGACACATCTTCACTTGATATTATAAACAAGCTTAACCTTCCCAGCATAAAGTCTTCCAGAGGAACAAATTAAATGGGCAAAACCCTAAGCCCTGAGAAAACAGCCCAAACCACTCTGCTCCCCCAAGCCAATAGGAATGGCTGTCACGGCCCAGAGGGAGGAGCAGAAGGAGAGCTGCACTCACCCCTCTGTTTCCAGACTGCCCCCAGTACTGCTGCCCGTAGGCCCGGTTGTCGTAGCCTCGGCGCTGCCCGCCCACTGGAAGAGAAATGGAGAGCGCGCTCAGACAGCTGGCATGGGGTCCTGGCTCCACATCTGAGTGGAAATCAAAAAGTCGGAGCCAAAGGCAATTCTGGGGGAATAGGAGGCCTGCTTCTGCCAGGCTCAGACAATGTTAATTAAAGCACCAGCCAGgatcttttaaaaagtctgaggtgggggagggcagaggaatAGAGACACAAGAAAACCAAGCCACCTTGGTTTCACCTTTTGAAGCTCCCCAATTCCTGCAAAACATTTAAGATGCCAAAAGGATACATGGCAGAGTTAGAAACACGAGTAAAAACTGCCATTCGTAGAGTCACAGACTTTCAGCCCTGGAAGGGATCCTGGATATCATATAACCCAGACCCATCATTTTATACAAACGAACAAAGTCTAAATGATAAGCTCTTCCAGGGTAGGAACTGTTGGTATTCCCACTGCccagcacatagcaggcactcaaaaaTTTTGTTGACTTACACttataattacacacacacacacatttttaatgcACAGTGAATGCACACTGTGGCGGGGGGTGTTAACTGACAAACTAGACATTCAGGAGGGAAATTAATTCCACTAATAAGCTAACTTACTGTCTAACACCCCCCCCCAGATTACTGAATAATGCATTCACTTTCTGCTCTATACAGCTGGGTTGATCCAACAGACAAAGTagcaaggaaaaagagaagaatctgATTTCACTGCACAAATCCTTCAAATAAACTACAATAGAGAATGGGGAATccatatgtaaaaatgaaaaccagataAATGAACAGGCTCAAGCATTGCTTTTcaaggaaacaaatatttttgttgaaaaataacTACCTTTTGTTGAAGGATTATGGAAAAAGCACAAGAAGCTGGGAGTaaagaacagaggaagaaataaGCTCCATACGAAGGGACTTCCTTATTGTTGGTGATCTGACTTGGTTTGCCTGCCCTTTCCTTGTGGGTTCTGCTGCACTcagcacagagaacagactgaggCTCGGGCTGGCAGGTCCCCAGGACTCACCGTAGCCTTGGCCTCTGCTTCGGTTCTGCCGGTTTCGCTTGTTTCGATTGTTTCGGCGGTTTGTCCGCTTCTCGGAGGGCGGCAGCAGCTTCCTTGCCTCCTCCCTGTACTTAGTGACAATGGGCTGAgcttcctccttctccagctccccGTATGTCACCTCATCCATATAGTCGCAtttttcaggcagagagaagttGGCTGTAAGAGTAAGAGAGAAGCTTGTGGGCCTCCAAGTACGTAGACGGGTAAGAGCTCATGATGAAAACCCCACTACAAGAATAGGATTTTCTAAGCCTCATCTACTAATGCACAGACGTGTGCTGGGTTCACTCTGCGGGTTTTCCCTAAACTGTAACAGCCCCAGGCAAAGGGCTATCTGCAAACTGTAGATTTACAAGTTCTCAAGTGATCCATAATAAATTAAGAGTGAACTGGGTTAAGGTTTCTTATCAGGACAGAAGCAGGCAGCCAGAGGCTAAAAGTAACTGAGAAAGTTTTGGTGTTGGTTAGATAAGAAATACACTTTTAAAGAGACTCAAGAAGAAACTGACCCCAGCCTAAAGGCACTTACTCATCTATACAAGAAAAACAGTTAACAAGAGTACGGGGTCCTCATTAAAACCACCTGTGTATGATGGGCCAGCACACTTGCCAGTCTCTAGACATCAAGTTCAGAGGCTGAGTCCCAGCAGAATTCAGTTCAATGAGGCTCTCCTGATTCCGAGATGATTAGCCCTCCGTTTTATAAAACTGAACTAAGTTCCTCCAAGTGCTTGAGTACCGGTATGGACTGGCCTAGTTCATTCTAAGTAAACTTGGAGAATCCAGCTCTTAAATGTGTAACCAGCTCCCATGCCTGGGCATTATCAGAATTCAAAGAGCCAGTAGTTGACAGCTCAGGTGGGATGTCAGGCGCTGAAGGCAGCAAGGGGAAAAACCAAACTCTGAGGTGAACGGCACAAAACTAGATCAATCAAGATAGTTAATTTTGCCTTCTAGGGAACCTTGCTGTAAGGCTTTGTACCACACGtatcaaaaaccaaaacaaacaaacaacaaaaataaaaaacaggccTAATGTGATactagaaatcaaaatatactgACGAGATCATTCACTCCAACCACTACAATTTTAATTTGAACCACAAGCATGTCCCATCTCTAGAATATAAATTCGGTGAAGGCAGagcttcatttcattcattctttccctATGTCTAGAACAGTACTGGACAAATAGTAGACACTCTTAAGTATTTACTAAATGAATAACTGACTCGTTGAAGCCTCTGCCTTAAGGCTATCATCCTGTGACCTATCaccatttctctttttgtattttatcagaATGAATCAAGGAGTTATTGCTTCACCATTCACTCTGCTCATTCATTAATCTTCAAGTGATCACACCCATTAATTTATTCCACAGATGTACACTTTACATGTGGAGAATCCTCCAGGTGCTAAGAGGCTCCAGTGAGGTGTGCATGGACCAAGGACAGGACCCCTAACTTGTCGAGTTTAGCCCACCTTTCATCTCCAGCATTATAGACTCAGGCACATCATCTCCCTCCACTTCCTTCCTTAGCTCCAGCCTCTTCTTCCAGTCCTCCTCATTAGGGACGACCACCACCACTTTCCGAGAGAAAGTCTTAAACAGCAATAGCTTCCGCCGTTGGCCAGAGTTGTACACGTTACACTAGGAACAAGAGGAGTAATACACGTTTtaggaataaaaattaaacactaaTTCAACCAACAATTACTGAGCATCTTTCACAAGTGAGGCACTAGATTAGGGGTCTTATTTACACAatctctttgaattcttcaaaaGCTACATGATGTTATGCTATTTTACACAACATGAAAATCGAGACTCAGAGAGGCCaagacttgtccaaggtcacaaaccTAGTAAGTAGTGGAGCCATGAATCCAAAGCTCCAACGCTCTTTCCATTGCCTCTAGAATGTGTTTTACAGTCTGGGTCCATACACTCTCTGGTAAAAACACTAAGAGTTGTATCTCTGAGCTCAAAACACATTACAACCGTAACACAACCACTTGGTCATAATTAGGTAACCTGATTCTGTTACTTTAATTCAGTCTTTCTCTATATATGCACCCTATTTTGACtctgagcaatttttttttaaagggatttaaaaaaatattatttattttggctgtgccgggtcttagttgcagcatgcacgcgggatctagttccctgactagggattgaacccaggccccctgcattgggagcacggagtcttacccactggaccaccagcaaagtccctgaGCAATTTTATC carries:
- the GNG3 gene encoding guanine nucleotide-binding protein G(I)/G(S)/G(O) subunit gamma-3, coding for MKGETPVNSTMSIGQARKMVEQLKIEASLCRIKVSKAAADLMTYCDAHACEDPLITPVPTSENPFREKKFFCALL